From a single Aliidongia dinghuensis genomic region:
- a CDS encoding amino acid ABC transporter permease: MYHWDFGALWGYRSLVVVGLGYTVGYTVLCVVLGLVVGTATGLGRLARTRFVTWPLLLYTEAFRCTPLLVQLVWFYYALPVLLDISMSPALAATLTLSLYGGAFYAEIIRAGIVSVDVGQWDAGRALGLGRLLLMRKIILPQALKRMLPPLMNQSIIQLKNTSLVSVLAVPDLLYQGQVITAALYRPLEVYTLVAAVYFAVLFPATLAVQRLERRLAANA; this comes from the coding sequence ATGTACCATTGGGACTTCGGCGCGCTCTGGGGTTACCGGAGCCTCGTCGTCGTCGGGCTCGGCTACACGGTCGGCTATACCGTGCTCTGCGTCGTGCTGGGGCTCGTCGTCGGCACGGCGACGGGGCTCGGCCGGCTGGCCAGGACCCGGTTCGTGACCTGGCCGCTCCTGCTCTATACCGAGGCGTTCCGCTGCACGCCGCTCCTGGTGCAGCTCGTCTGGTTCTACTATGCGCTGCCGGTGCTGCTCGACATCTCCATGTCGCCGGCGCTGGCCGCGACCCTGACCCTGAGCCTCTATGGCGGCGCCTTCTATGCCGAGATCATCCGGGCCGGCATCGTTTCGGTCGACGTCGGTCAATGGGACGCCGGCCGGGCGCTCGGCCTTGGCCGGCTCCTCTTGATGCGCAAGATCATCCTGCCGCAGGCACTGAAGCGCATGCTGCCGCCGCTCATGAACCAGTCGATCATCCAGCTGAAGAACACCTCGCTCGTCTCGGTCCTGGCCGTGCCCGACCTGCTCTACCAGGGCCAGGTCATCACGGCGGCGCTCTACCGGCCGCTCGAGGTCTATACGCTGGTTGCCGCCGTCTATTTCGCCGTGCTGTTCCCGGCAACGCTCGCGGTCCAGCGGCTGGAACGGCGCCTCGCCGCCAATGCCTGA
- a CDS encoding alpha/beta fold hydrolase, with protein MLLRTLTLLAILALAVPPARAETELVAAYPEAIRGPAAAHGAIIWNHGLSHDEAVATAPIAAVMTAFRDAGWDVYRLDRGIVGDREEDSTVALLAAIDQLNAKGYAKLVTAGQSFGAWISLTAATRTDKLAAVLVNAPAAYGDARTRGFERNASLLYPKLEALHPVPVVVSFFNRDLFDPGGRGPEAERILAARRVPHLIIDQPAVLEGHGAGNSVYFAKRFGPCWLAAAETGRAPTRDACESHWGESPSADLPLPADLAIVPGGLVGKWYGNYTIGREVMVAVTRIDGDKADGVLSVGPTNAARGQSSPLSGHVADGKLVFAGPNRQTLTLAPASDGTASLLWVSADETSRLAALLHRVP; from the coding sequence ATGCTGCTCCGCACGCTGACGCTGCTTGCCATACTGGCCCTCGCCGTCCCGCCGGCCCGGGCCGAGACAGAGCTGGTCGCGGCCTATCCGGAGGCGATCCGCGGACCCGCCGCGGCCCATGGCGCGATCATCTGGAACCACGGTCTATCGCATGACGAAGCTGTCGCGACGGCGCCGATCGCCGCGGTCATGACGGCGTTCCGCGACGCCGGCTGGGACGTCTACCGCCTCGACCGCGGCATCGTCGGCGATCGCGAGGAGGACAGCACGGTGGCCCTGCTGGCCGCGATCGATCAGCTCAACGCCAAGGGCTATGCCAAGCTGGTCACGGCCGGCCAGTCGTTCGGCGCCTGGATCTCGCTCACCGCCGCCACCCGGACGGACAAGCTCGCGGCCGTGCTGGTGAATGCGCCCGCGGCCTACGGCGACGCTCGAACACGCGGCTTCGAGCGGAATGCGAGCCTGCTCTACCCGAAGCTCGAAGCGCTGCATCCGGTCCCGGTCGTGGTGAGCTTCTTCAACCGCGACCTCTTCGACCCCGGCGGACGCGGCCCCGAAGCTGAGCGCATCCTCGCTGCGCGCAGGGTGCCGCATCTGATCATCGATCAGCCCGCTGTGCTCGAAGGCCACGGCGCCGGCAACTCGGTCTATTTCGCGAAGCGCTTCGGCCCATGCTGGCTCGCCGCCGCCGAAACCGGCCGGGCGCCGACCCGCGACGCCTGCGAAAGCCATTGGGGCGAGAGCCCGAGCGCCGATCTGCCGCTGCCGGCCGATCTTGCGATCGTGCCGGGCGGCCTCGTCGGCAAATGGTACGGCAACTACACCATCGGCCGCGAGGTCATGGTCGCCGTCACCCGGATCGACGGCGACAAGGCCGACGGCGTGCTGTCGGTCGGCCCGACGAATGCTGCGCGGGGCCAGTCGAGCCCTCTCAGCGGCCACGTCGCGGACGGCAAGCTGGTCTTCGCCGGGCCGAACCGGCAGACGCTGACGCTCGCCCCCGCCTCCGACGGCACCGCGTCGCTGCTCTGGGTTTCGGCCGACGAGACGAGCCGGCTCGCGGCCCTGCTTCATCGCGTCCCATGA